Proteins from a genomic interval of Cognatishimia sp. WU-CL00825:
- the nuoG gene encoding NADH-quinone oxidoreductase subunit NuoG, with translation MSDLRKIIIDDHEVEVDGALTLIQACEQAGVEVPRFCYHERLSIAGNCRMCLVEVVGGPPKPAASCAMQVKDLRPGPEGQAPVVKTNSPMVKKAREGVMEFLLINHPLDCPICDQGGECDLQDQAVAYGLSGSRFKESKRAVEDLDLGPLVATTMTRCISCTRCVRFTTEVAGITQMGQTGRGEDSEITSYLNETLDSNLQGNIIDLCPVGALTSKPYAFTARPWELAKTETIDVMDALGSNIRVDTKGREVMRILPRNHDGVNEEWISDKTRFVWDGLRRQRLDRPYVRENGKLRAATWGEALGKAAAAMKGKKVAGLVGELASTEAAYALKSLVSVLGGTVECRTDNARLPIGNRSGYVGNASIEDIDTAEFILLIGTNPRTEAPVLNARLRKAWLNGAKVANIGAPNDLTFDVFEMGTGREALAGLEKHEFKEILEKPSVIIVGAGALTEADGLAVLGHAMNASQRTNGKMMVLHTAASRVGAMDVGAVTEGGVPAAIEGAEVVYNMGADEVDIDAGAFVIYQGSHGDRGAHRADVILPAAAYTEENGLFVNTEGRPQLAMRANFAPGEAKENWAILRALSAELGEALPFDSLAQLRTAMIAEVPHLAKVDQVVENEWKPLAVDKLGKADFRSGVADFYLTNPIARASQLMAELSAQAKARGETKIAAE, from the coding sequence ATGTCTGACCTACGCAAGATCATTATTGATGACCATGAAGTTGAAGTGGATGGCGCCCTGACGCTGATCCAGGCCTGCGAGCAAGCCGGGGTAGAAGTGCCGCGGTTCTGTTACCATGAAAGACTGTCCATTGCTGGCAACTGCCGCATGTGCCTGGTCGAAGTGGTTGGCGGGCCACCAAAGCCCGCCGCGTCTTGCGCGATGCAGGTAAAGGATCTGCGTCCAGGTCCTGAAGGCCAAGCGCCTGTTGTGAAAACCAACTCGCCGATGGTCAAAAAGGCCCGCGAAGGCGTGATGGAGTTCCTGCTGATCAACCACCCGCTGGATTGCCCAATTTGCGACCAAGGTGGGGAATGTGACTTGCAGGACCAAGCGGTGGCTTATGGTCTTTCTGGCTCGCGTTTCAAAGAATCAAAGCGCGCGGTTGAAGATTTGGATCTCGGGCCGTTGGTTGCAACAACCATGACCCGCTGTATTTCTTGCACGCGCTGCGTTCGGTTTACTACTGAGGTCGCTGGTATCACCCAGATGGGCCAAACCGGTCGTGGTGAAGATTCAGAAATCACAAGTTATTTGAACGAAACACTGGATAGCAACCTGCAGGGCAATATCATTGACCTTTGCCCAGTTGGGGCGCTGACATCCAAGCCCTATGCCTTTACCGCACGTCCTTGGGAATTGGCCAAAACCGAAACCATCGACGTGATGGACGCCTTGGGTTCCAACATTCGCGTGGATACCAAAGGTCGTGAAGTGATGCGGATTTTGCCGCGCAATCATGATGGCGTGAATGAAGAGTGGATTTCCGATAAAACCCGTTTTGTTTGGGATGGCTTACGTCGTCAGCGCCTTGATCGTCCTTATGTGCGTGAAAACGGCAAGCTGCGCGCCGCCACCTGGGGCGAAGCCTTGGGCAAAGCTGCGGCTGCGATGAAGGGCAAGAAAGTTGCCGGACTCGTGGGTGAATTGGCCTCGACCGAAGCGGCCTATGCGCTGAAATCTTTGGTTAGCGTTTTGGGCGGCACTGTTGAATGCCGGACAGACAACGCGCGTCTGCCGATTGGCAACCGTTCGGGCTATGTTGGCAATGCCAGCATTGAAGATATCGACACTGCCGAGTTCATCCTGCTGATCGGCACTAACCCACGCACAGAAGCGCCGGTGTTAAACGCGCGTCTGCGCAAAGCCTGGTTGAACGGTGCAAAGGTTGCCAATATTGGCGCGCCAAATGATCTAACATTTGACGTGTTTGAAATGGGCACCGGCCGTGAGGCTTTGGCGGGTCTTGAAAAACACGAATTCAAAGAAATTTTGGAAAAACCATCGGTGATCATCGTTGGGGCAGGTGCCTTGACCGAAGCAGATGGCTTGGCGGTTCTCGGCCACGCGATGAACGCGTCGCAGCGCACCAACGGCAAGATGATGGTGTTGCATACCGCCGCCAGCCGTGTGGGTGCCATGGATGTGGGCGCGGTCACCGAAGGTGGCGTTCCTGCTGCGATTGAAGGGGCCGAAGTTGTTTACAACATGGGCGCTGACGAAGTTGACATCGATGCGGGTGCCTTTGTGATCTACCAAGGCTCGCATGGTGACCGTGGGGCGCATCGCGCGGATGTGATTTTGCCTGCTGCGGCCTATACCGAAGAAAACGGTCTATTCGTGAACACGGAAGGCCGTCCACAATTGGCAATGCGGGCGAATTTTGCCCCTGGCGAAGCCAAAGAAAACTGGGCGATCCTGCGTGCGCTTTCGGCAGAGTTGGGTGAAGCACTGCCGTTTGACAGCTTGGCGCAATTGCGCACGGCGATGATCGCAGAGGTGCCGCATTTGGCCAAGGTCGATCAAGTTGTAGAAAACGAATGGAAGCCTTTGGCGGTTGATAAACTGGGCAAAGCAGATTTCCGCAGCGGTGTTGCTGATTTCTATCTGACCAACCCAATCGCCCGCGCAAGCCAGTTGATGGCAGAGCTTTCAGCTCAAGCCAAAGCGCGCGGTGAAACAAAGATTGCGGCGGAGTAA
- the nuoH gene encoding NADH-quinone oxidoreductase subunit NuoH: MADFFTTPLGLGVLIVAQVLAVLGFVMVSLLFLVYGDRKIWAAVQMRRGPNVVGAWGLLQTVADALKYVVKEVVVPAGADKTVFMLAPLTSFVLAMIAWAVIPFNDGWVLSDINVAILYVFAVSSLEVYGVIMGGWASNSKYPFLGSLRSAAQMISYEVSIGLIIIGIVLSTGSMNFGDIVRAQDGAYGFFSWYWLPHFPMVFLFFISALAETNRPPFDLPEAESELVAGYQVEYSSTPFLLFMAGEYIAIFLMCALTSLLFFGGWLSPIPGLPDGALWMVGKMAFFFFIFAMVKAITPRYRYDQLMRIGWKVFLPMSLVWVVLVAFFAKFEAFGGAYARWAIGG; this comes from the coding sequence ATGGCTGATTTCTTTACCACTCCCCTAGGTTTAGGCGTTTTGATCGTCGCCCAGGTTTTGGCCGTCTTAGGCTTTGTAATGGTTTCGCTACTGTTCCTTGTATACGGGGACCGGAAAATTTGGGCAGCAGTTCAGATGCGCCGTGGCCCCAACGTTGTTGGCGCTTGGGGGTTGCTGCAAACCGTTGCTGACGCGCTAAAATACGTTGTGAAAGAGGTGGTCGTACCCGCAGGGGCCGACAAGACCGTTTTCATGCTGGCCCCTTTGACTTCCTTTGTATTGGCCATGATCGCCTGGGCGGTTATTCCGTTTAATGATGGTTGGGTGTTGTCTGACATCAACGTTGCTATTCTATATGTTTTTGCGGTGTCTTCTTTGGAAGTTTATGGCGTGATCATGGGGGGCTGGGCGTCCAACTCTAAGTATCCATTCTTGGGATCGTTGCGCTCTGCTGCTCAGATGATTTCTTACGAAGTCTCGATTGGCCTGATCATCATCGGCATTGTGCTGTCGACTGGTTCCATGAACTTTGGCGACATTGTGCGCGCGCAAGATGGCGCATACGGGTTCTTTAGCTGGTATTGGTTGCCGCACTTCCCAATGGTGTTCCTGTTCTTTATTTCTGCGCTTGCTGAAACCAACCGGCCGCCATTTGATTTGCCCGAAGCAGAATCCGAATTGGTGGCTGGCTATCAAGTTGAGTATTCCTCGACACCCTTCCTGTTGTTTATGGCGGGCGAGTATATCGCAATCTTCCTGATGTGCGCCCTGACGTCACTGCTGTTCTTTGGTGGTTGGTTGTCCCCAATTCCTGGCCTGCCGGATGGCGCGCTGTGGATGGTTGGTAAAATGGCATTCTTCTTCTTTATCTTCGCCATGGTAAAAGCCATCACGCCGCGTTACCGCTATGACCAACTGATGCGTATAGGTTGGAAAGTCTTCTTGCCGATGTCTTTGGTTTGGGTGGTTCTGGTAGCATTCTTTGCAAAATTCGAAGCTTTCGGCGGCGCATATGCTCGCTGGGCGATTGGAGGCTGA
- the nuoI gene encoding NADH-quinone oxidoreductase subunit NuoI yields the protein MTQIDYTRAAKYFLLADFVKGFRLGFKYFFAPKATLNYPHEKGPLSPRFRGEHALRRYPNGEERCIACKLCEAVCPAQAITIDAEPREDGSRRTTRYDIDMTKCIYCGFCQEACPVDAIVEGPNFEFATETREELFYDKEKLLANGERWEAEIARNLELDAPYR from the coding sequence ATGACCCAAATCGACTATACCCGCGCTGCCAAGTATTTCTTGCTGGCGGATTTCGTAAAAGGCTTCCGGCTGGGCTTCAAATACTTCTTTGCCCCAAAAGCGACGCTGAACTATCCACATGAAAAGGGGCCTTTGTCGCCGCGTTTCCGTGGTGAACATGCGTTGCGCCGTTATCCAAATGGTGAAGAGCGTTGCATCGCTTGTAAATTGTGCGAAGCGGTTTGCCCTGCACAGGCCATCACCATCGATGCGGAACCCCGAGAAGATGGCAGCCGTCGCACCACGCGCTATGACATCGATATGACCAAATGCATCTATTGCGGCTTTTGCCAAGAAGCCTGCCCGGTGGATGCCATTGTCGAAGGACCGAATTTCGAGTTTGCCACCGAAACCCGCGAAGAGCTGTTTTACGACAAAGAAAAACTGCTGGCGAACGGTGAACGCTGGGAAGCAGAGATAGCTCGTAACCTAGAACTGGATGCGCCGTACCGATGA
- a CDS encoding carboxymuconolactone decarboxylase family protein — translation MTDPKNPFEAMMAQYQEMAKSMNPALESFSPKGFENLWPTMPKDMMEMFFGKGLNKDGLDAKTRLLLTLAALTVLGGQADAQIRLTIRHLLEAGATKQEIAETIGQMSMFAGLPAMTRVMDLAQGVMGDNEESET, via the coding sequence ATGACCGATCCAAAGAACCCTTTCGAAGCAATGATGGCTCAGTATCAGGAAATGGCGAAGTCCATGAATCCTGCGCTGGAATCCTTCTCTCCAAAAGGGTTCGAGAACCTTTGGCCAACCATGCCAAAAGACATGATGGAAATGTTCTTTGGCAAAGGGTTGAACAAAGATGGGCTGGACGCAAAGACGCGCCTTCTTTTGACTTTAGCAGCCTTGACCGTTCTGGGCGGGCAAGCTGACGCACAAATTCGCCTGACCATTCGGCATTTGCTGGAAGCGGGCGCAACGAAACAAGAAATTGCCGAGACCATTGGCCAAATGTCAATGTTCGCCGGCTTACCCGCCATGACCCGTGTGATGGACCTTGCACAGGGTGTGATGGGCGACAATGAGGAAAGTGAGACATGA
- a CDS encoding NADH-quinone oxidoreductase subunit J has protein sequence MTIAALAFYLFAICVIAGGLFTVVSKNPVHSVLWLILSFISAAGLFVLLGAEFVAMLLIIVYVGAVAVLFLFVVMMLDVDFAELKAGMAQYLPIAILIGVVLLMQFGLAFGAWEEAEQAEALRAAVAPEGVENTAALGLLIYDQYFLLFQLAGLILLVAMIGAIVLTIRHRRDIKRQNVLTQMWRDPATAMEIKDIKPGQGL, from the coding sequence ATGACCATTGCGGCGCTTGCATTCTATCTGTTTGCGATCTGTGTGATCGCGGGCGGTCTATTTACCGTGGTCAGCAAGAATCCGGTGCATTCGGTATTGTGGCTGATCTTATCCTTTATCAGCGCGGCAGGTCTGTTTGTGCTGTTGGGGGCTGAATTCGTCGCGATGTTGTTGATCATCGTCTATGTTGGGGCGGTTGCAGTATTGTTCCTGTTTGTGGTGATGATGCTGGATGTTGATTTCGCGGAACTCAAGGCGGGCATGGCGCAGTATTTGCCAATTGCCATCTTGATCGGTGTGGTTTTGTTGATGCAATTTGGTCTGGCCTTTGGGGCCTGGGAAGAAGCAGAACAGGCTGAAGCCCTGCGTGCAGCAGTTGCACCTGAGGGTGTCGAGAACACCGCGGCTTTGGGCCTGCTGATTTATGATCAATACTTTCTGTTGTTCCAACTGGCCGGTTTGATCCTGTTGGTTGCGATGATCGGCGCGATTGTACTGACCATCCGTCACCGTCGTGACATCAAGCGTCAGAACGTTCTAACCCAGATGTGGCGCGACCCAGCGACTGCAATGGAAATCAAAGATATTAAACCGGGGCAGGGGCTTTAA
- the nuoK gene encoding NADH-quinone oxidoreductase subunit NuoK, with product MIGLEHYLTVAATLFVIGIFGLFLNRKNVIILLMSIELMLLAVNINLVAFSSFLGDLVGQVFTLFVLTVAAAEAAIGLAILVSFFRNRGTIAVEDVNVMKG from the coding sequence ATGATCGGACTTGAACATTACCTTACCGTGGCGGCGACATTGTTCGTCATCGGTATTTTTGGCCTCTTCCTGAACCGGAAGAACGTCATCATCCTATTGATGTCGATTGAATTGATGCTGTTGGCGGTGAACATCAACCTTGTCGCCTTTTCGTCCTTTTTGGGCGATCTGGTGGGGCAGGTCTTCACGCTGTTTGTTTTGACCGTTGCCGCTGCTGAGGCTGCGATTGGTCTGGCAATTCTGGTTTCCTTCTTCCGTAATCGCGGCACCATCGCGGTCGAAGATGTCAACGTGATGAAAGGCTAA
- the nuoL gene encoding NADH-quinone oxidoreductase subunit L, which produces METIILFAPLVGAIIGGFGWHYIGETAAQYVTTGLLFLACLLSWVVFLSHGPETQHIHILDFIQSGTLDTSWSIRLDRLTSIMLIVVTTVSALVHLYSFGYMAHDENFSEDQNYKARFFAYLSFFTFAMLMLVTSDNLVQMFFGWEGVGVASYLLIGFYWKKPSAGAAAMKAFIVNRVGDFGFALGIFGLFMLTGSIDFDVIFAEVPNLVNKEITFLWTEWNAANLLAFLLFVGAMGKSAQLFLHTWLPDAMEGPTPVSALIHAATMVTAGVFLVCRMSPLMEYAPEATAFITFLGATTAFVAATIGLVQNDIKRVIAYSTMSQLGYMFVAAGVGVYSVAMFHLFTHAFFKAMLFLGAGSVIHGMHHEQDMRNYGGLRKKLPYTFAAMMIGTLAITGVGIPLTHIGFAGFLSKDAVIESAYAGTAGGYAFWMLVIAALFTSFYSWRLIFLTFYGKARGDKHTHDHAHESPTVMLVPLGVLALGSVFAGMIWYGSFFGDHHKVNTFFGIEAHAEASEHGDDHADDSHAAAKDDHAKADSHGDDHAMANAAHAEAPKGAIHMAADNHVIDDAHHSPTWVKVSPFIAMLIGFITALWFYIWDPSMPRKVAESQRPLYLFLLNKWYFDEIFDFIFVRPAKAIGGFLWKRGDGNVIDGFLNGVAMGIVPFFTKLAGRAQSGYIFTYAFAMVIGIVVLITWMTLSGGAH; this is translated from the coding sequence ATGGAAACGATCATCCTCTTTGCGCCTCTTGTTGGGGCCATCATTGGCGGGTTTGGCTGGCACTATATCGGCGAGACCGCGGCACAATATGTGACAACCGGCTTGTTGTTCTTAGCTTGCTTGCTTTCTTGGGTTGTGTTCCTGAGCCATGGGCCGGAAACACAGCACATTCACATCCTGGATTTTATTCAATCAGGTACTCTTGATACCAGCTGGTCGATCCGTCTGGACCGTCTGACCTCGATCATGTTGATTGTTGTGACCACGGTTTCGGCCTTGGTGCACCTGTATTCCTTTGGCTACATGGCGCATGACGAAAACTTTTCCGAGGATCAGAACTATAAGGCGCGTTTCTTCGCCTATCTAAGCTTCTTTACCTTTGCGATGTTGATGCTGGTGACCTCTGACAACCTTGTTCAGATGTTCTTTGGCTGGGAAGGCGTGGGCGTAGCGTCCTATCTATTGATTGGTTTTTACTGGAAAAAACCAAGCGCGGGTGCGGCGGCGATGAAAGCCTTTATCGTCAACCGTGTAGGGGACTTTGGCTTTGCGCTTGGTATCTTCGGCCTGTTCATGCTGACCGGCAGTATCGACTTTGACGTGATCTTTGCCGAGGTTCCAAACCTTGTGAATAAAGAGATCACCTTCCTGTGGACCGAATGGAATGCAGCAAACCTGCTGGCCTTCTTGCTGTTTGTCGGTGCGATGGGGAAATCTGCACAGTTGTTCCTGCACACTTGGTTGCCTGACGCGATGGAAGGTCCAACGCCTGTTTCGGCTTTGATCCATGCCGCGACCATGGTTACCGCTGGTGTGTTTTTGGTTTGCCGTATGTCCCCATTGATGGAATACGCGCCCGAAGCCACAGCATTCATCACATTCCTTGGGGCGACCACCGCTTTTGTGGCAGCGACCATCGGTTTGGTTCAAAACGATATCAAACGCGTGATTGCTTATTCAACCATGTCTCAGCTGGGCTATATGTTTGTGGCTGCTGGCGTTGGTGTCTATTCTGTTGCGATGTTCCACTTGTTCACACACGCGTTCTTCAAAGCGATGTTGTTCTTGGGCGCAGGTTCCGTGATCCATGGCATGCACCACGAACAAGACATGCGGAATTATGGCGGGTTGCGTAAAAAGCTGCCTTACACATTTGCCGCAATGATGATTGGGACGTTGGCGATTACTGGTGTCGGCATTCCATTGACTCATATTGGTTTCGCAGGATTCTTGTCCAAAGATGCAGTGATTGAAAGCGCCTATGCGGGCACGGCTGGTGGCTATGCCTTCTGGATGCTGGTGATTGCCGCGCTGTTCACAAGTTTTTACAGCTGGCGTCTGATTTTCCTGACGTTCTATGGCAAGGCGCGCGGCGACAAACATACCCATGATCATGCGCATGAAAGCCCAACAGTGATGCTGGTGCCGCTTGGTGTGCTGGCTTTGGGTTCGGTGTTTGCCGGTATGATTTGGTACGGCAGTTTCTTTGGTGACCATCACAAGGTGAACACCTTCTTTGGTATCGAAGCGCATGCGGAAGCCAGCGAACATGGCGACGACCATGCAGATGACAGCCACGCTGCCGCCAAGGATGATCATGCCAAAGCAGACAGCCACGGTGACGATCATGCGATGGCAAATGCAGCCCATGCAGAAGCGCCAAAAGGTGCGATCCACATGGCCGCAGATAACCACGTTATTGATGACGCGCACCATTCTCCAACATGGGTCAAGGTCAGCCCGTTTATCGCGATGCTGATCGGCTTTATCACCGCTTTGTGGTTCTATATCTGGGATCCGTCGATGCCGCGCAAAGTGGCAGAGTCGCAGCGTCCGCTGTATCTGTTCCTTTTGAACAAATGGTACTTTGACGAGATCTTTGACTTTATCTTTGTACGTCCGGCCAAGGCCATCGGTGGTTTCCTTTGGAAACGTGGTGATGGCAATGTGATCGACGGCTTCTTGAATGGCGTGGCGATGGGCATTGTGCCCTTCTTCACCAAGCTCGCAGGCCGCGCTCAGTCCGGTTATATCTTTACCTATGCCTTTGCCATGGTGATCGGCATTGTCGTGCTCATCACTTGGATGACGCTCAGCGGAGGAGCGCATTAA
- a CDS encoding NADH-quinone oxidoreductase subunit M, translating into MDNLLSIVTFIPAIAAVILLVFLHGDDAADQRNAKWVALIATAITFLVSLFILAEFDPQDTGMQFVEERSWLLGLQYKMGVDGISVLFVMLTTFMMPLTIAASWGVNKRVKEYMIAFLLLETLMLGVFMALDLILFYLFFEAGLIPMFLIIGIWGGANRIYASFKFFLYTLLGSVLMLVAMVAMFADAGTTDIPTLMNHTFASESFSVLGIHVVGGLQTLMFLAFFASFAVKMPMWPVHTWLPDAHVQAPTAGSVVLAAILLKMGGYGFLRFSLPMFPVGAEVLTDFILWMSAIAIVYTSLVALVQQDMKKLIAYSSVAHMGYVTMGIFAGNQQGIDGAIFQMLSHGFISGALFLCVGVIYDRMHTRDIDAYGGLVNRMPAYALIFMFFTMANVGLPGTSGFVGEFLTLMGAFQKNTWVAAIATSGVILSAAYALWLYRRVVMGDLIKESLRTISDMNTREKWIFAPLVAMTLLLGVYPALITDIIGPSVEALLLNYETALAHAPAADQIAASH; encoded by the coding sequence ATGGATAACCTTCTTTCCATTGTCACCTTCATTCCGGCGATTGCAGCTGTAATCCTGTTGGTGTTCTTGCACGGCGATGATGCGGCGGACCAACGCAATGCCAAATGGGTTGCGTTGATCGCAACAGCTATCACTTTTCTAGTCTCGCTGTTCATTCTTGCTGAGTTTGATCCACAAGATACCGGGATGCAGTTTGTCGAAGAACGGTCTTGGTTGTTGGGGCTACAATACAAGATGGGCGTTGACGGGATTTCGGTTCTGTTTGTCATGCTAACCACGTTCATGATGCCGCTGACCATTGCTGCATCTTGGGGTGTGAATAAGCGCGTCAAAGAATATATGATCGCTTTCTTGCTGCTTGAAACGCTGATGCTTGGCGTGTTCATGGCGCTGGATCTGATCTTGTTCTACTTGTTCTTTGAAGCAGGCCTGATCCCAATGTTCCTGATCATCGGGATCTGGGGCGGGGCGAACCGGATTTACGCATCCTTCAAGTTCTTCCTATACACGTTGCTTGGATCAGTTCTGATGCTGGTCGCGATGGTTGCAATGTTTGCAGATGCGGGCACAACCGACATTCCAACATTGATGAACCACACATTTGCGTCTGAAAGCTTCTCTGTGCTGGGCATTCACGTCGTGGGTGGATTGCAAACCCTGATGTTCCTCGCGTTCTTTGCGAGTTTCGCGGTGAAAATGCCAATGTGGCCGGTGCACACCTGGTTGCCAGATGCGCACGTTCAGGCCCCGACAGCAGGTTCTGTGGTGCTGGCGGCGATCTTGCTGAAGATGGGCGGCTATGGCTTTTTGCGCTTTAGCTTGCCGATGTTCCCGGTTGGGGCCGAAGTTCTGACGGACTTTATCCTGTGGATGTCAGCCATCGCGATTGTCTACACATCTTTGGTGGCTCTTGTGCAGCAAGACATGAAAAAGCTGATTGCTTATTCATCAGTGGCGCACATGGGTTATGTGACTATGGGGATCTTTGCGGGCAACCAACAGGGGATCGATGGCGCGATCTTCCAGATGCTAAGCCACGGCTTTATTTCTGGCGCGCTCTTCCTCTGTGTCGGCGTTATCTATGACCGTATGCACACACGCGACATTGACGCCTATGGCGGTCTTGTGAACCGCATGCCAGCCTATGCGCTGATCTTTATGTTCTTTACCATGGCAAACGTGGGTCTGCCGGGCACTTCTGGATTTGTCGGAGAGTTCCTGACTTTGATGGGGGCGTTCCAGAAAAACACTTGGGTTGCTGCGATTGCTACATCTGGTGTGATCCTGTCAGCAGCCTATGCGCTTTGGCTGTATCGCCGCGTTGTCATGGGCGATCTGATCAAAGAAAGCCTGCGCACCATCAGCGACATGAATACACGTGAGAAATGGATTTTTGCACCTTTGGTTGCAATGACGCTTCTGCTGGGTGTTTATCCTGCGTTGATCACCGACATTATCGGGCCTTCAGTCGAGGCCTTGCTACTTAACTATGAAACCGCTTTGGCGCATGCTCCGGCTGCTGACCAAATCGCGGCATCGCACTAA
- the nuoN gene encoding NADH-quinone oxidoreductase subunit NuoN: MITADLNIILPEIILAIYAMLALVGAVYTGKDAIAGALTWLTAILFVGLAAWIGLNGEGSNVAFNGMFHDDGFARFAKVTILISAAAVLVMGKDYLARRNLLRFEYPILIVLSVVGMMMMVSAGDLMALYMGLELQSLSLYVVASLRRDSVKSTEAGMKYFVLGALSSGLLLYGSSLVYGFAGTTQFAGIIQAAGEGHTTLGLLFGLTFVVSGLAFKVSAVPFHMWTPDVYEGAPTPITAFFATAPKMAAMALFARVVHDAFGGVVGDWQQIVALLSLLSMFLGAVAAIGQKDIKRLMAYSSIAHMGYALMGLAAGTAFGVQSMLIYMAIYVTMNVGTFAFILSMERDGQPVTDITALNMYSKREPGKAIAMLVLLFSLAGVPPFLGFIGKLYVLRAAYDAGLAWLAIAGVVASVIGAFYYLRIVFYMYFGEEGESLDKNRSPILYGFLMASAAIMALGIVNLFGVEAMAEVAAAALVN, translated from the coding sequence ATGATCACTGCTGATCTGAATATCATCCTGCCGGAAATTATTCTGGCGATTTACGCGATGCTCGCGCTTGTTGGGGCTGTGTACACCGGCAAAGACGCAATCGCGGGCGCGTTGACTTGGCTGACGGCAATCTTGTTTGTTGGTTTGGCGGCTTGGATTGGTCTGAACGGCGAGGGCAGCAATGTTGCCTTTAACGGAATGTTCCATGACGACGGTTTTGCGCGCTTTGCCAAAGTGACAATTCTAATTTCCGCCGCAGCCGTGCTGGTGATGGGAAAAGACTATTTAGCCCGTCGCAATCTGTTGCGCTTTGAGTATCCCATTCTGATCGTTTTGTCGGTTGTCGGCATGATGATGATGGTGAGTGCAGGGGACCTCATGGCGCTATACATGGGCCTCGAATTGCAGTCTCTGTCGCTTTATGTTGTGGCGTCTTTACGTCGTGACAGCGTTAAATCCACCGAAGCTGGCATGAAGTACTTTGTTCTTGGTGCTCTGTCATCGGGCCTGCTTCTGTATGGGTCGTCTTTGGTCTATGGCTTTGCGGGCACAACTCAATTTGCCGGCATCATTCAGGCCGCTGGCGAAGGTCACACGACGCTTGGCCTGTTGTTTGGTCTGACATTTGTGGTGTCTGGTCTGGCGTTCAAAGTGTCTGCTGTGCCGTTCCACATGTGGACACCAGACGTTTACGAAGGTGCGCCAACGCCGATCACGGCATTTTTTGCCACAGCGCCAAAGATGGCAGCAATGGCTTTGTTTGCGCGGGTTGTACATGATGCCTTTGGCGGCGTGGTTGGCGACTGGCAACAGATCGTAGCCTTGTTGTCATTGCTGTCGATGTTCTTAGGCGCGGTTGCAGCGATCGGTCAAAAAGACATCAAACGTCTGATGGCCTATTCGTCAATCGCCCATATGGGCTATGCCTTGATGGGTCTGGCTGCAGGCACCGCGTTTGGCGTGCAATCCATGCTGATCTATATGGCAATTTATGTGACGATGAATGTGGGCACCTTCGCCTTTATTCTGTCGATGGAACGCGATGGCCAGCCGGTTACGGACATCACGGCTTTGAACATGTATTCCAAACGCGAACCTGGCAAAGCAATTGCCATGTTGGTGCTGCTATTTTCGCTGGCGGGTGTGCCGCCGTTCCTGGGCTTTATCGGTAAGCTGTATGTTTTGCGTGCCGCCTATGATGCGGGTCTGGCCTGGTTGGCAATTGCCGGTGTGGTCGCTTCGGTTATTGGGGCGTTCTATTACCTGCGCATCGTCTTTTACATGTACTTTGGCGAAGAGGGCGAGAGCTTAGACAAAAACCGCAGCCCTATTCTCTATGGGTTCCTGATGGCCTCTGCGGCGATCATGGCACTGGGAATTGTGAACCTGTTTGGTGTTGAAGCAATGGCGGAAGTTGCGGCAGCTGCGCTTGTCAACTAA